One Aliidongia dinghuensis DNA segment encodes these proteins:
- a CDS encoding ATP-binding protein, with amino-acid sequence MAEVTESASFRIDLVNLCLWRRSAADGDERLDLPPKAFDVLRYLVENTGRLVTHEELLTAVWRDVHVQSDVLKTHILAIRNALGDKSSSPRFIETQRGRGYRFIGEMTGIASSAPPPEASDELGAFAGRAEPSRELLALLERAASGEPQVVFITGEPGIGKTALVQHFLTQALSRHDLAVAQGHCIEGFAGVEPYYPVLEALGDLCRGRGRATVVRTILELAPSWATQMPAEISHGQRATLRQQIVPDPQSRMVREACSLFDALATDQSLVLVLEDLHWADFATIDFLSALCRRRSSAKLLLIATYRPEDLTTARHPLKQMTSDLTLRKYCSEIELAPLSTAAIGEVLTGGAESTPASLAFTRLVEARTGGNPLFMRVTLDYLFERGQITPTADGWRTLIPLDQLASEVPPTLARAIEARIERMSDEERRVLETASVAAPRFDPPTAARAAQMDELSFEAICENLTSSMLRLGKLLTLPNNQVVRTYSFNHALYRQVLYDRIGQVRRASLHRAIGERLEEIYPPDQRGDLAVRLAQHFAAAGAWARALDYLRSALRVAIDRFSRADALAILDHASDLAARLPGSARIPAEIEFLERRAAIQALGNDPKARETYVQLADKAGRHGDVNAQCRALVGLAHVSSWHDMSLGLRVLDEVLTLCDKQSDPIQQDIIRMTAYVWRLWGYGWNREDAGKCEEAFARLKASGDRLTIARAQIHFGRPCMVSARYRECHDLVIGGYRVLHETPQSLSEAELVHAAWVRHASVPWCLFFLGEFAAGLSDLNASITAFESGGDASAANFLQVFRGALLYHAMDFEGVLRDCGPAASLPAEHYQARAIGDLPLKYRVALIYCGLAEAALGNNAAALGHLRTAEDEMERQSVHMDWYWRLALEWGMVNVLIAVGDHPTALLRAERLCDLAAQTDERTWQALAWEARARAALSSGEAEEAGGHVERALAACQEVQVPLAEWRVHATCASAFTALGDDHRAGTHARLGAAVRKRLAESLPDGHPVRLTFERRSGSLCEA; translated from the coding sequence ATGGCCGAGGTGACGGAAAGCGCGTCGTTTCGGATCGATCTCGTCAATTTGTGCCTGTGGCGGAGGAGCGCCGCCGACGGCGACGAGCGCCTTGATTTGCCTCCCAAAGCGTTCGATGTTCTCCGCTATCTGGTCGAGAATACCGGCAGGTTGGTGACGCATGAGGAGTTGCTGACCGCGGTGTGGCGTGACGTCCACGTCCAGTCCGATGTCCTGAAAACCCACATTCTCGCGATCCGGAACGCGCTCGGCGACAAGAGCTCGAGCCCCCGCTTCATCGAAACACAGCGCGGCCGGGGCTATCGCTTCATCGGCGAGATGACGGGGATCGCTTCGTCGGCACCACCGCCCGAAGCCTCCGACGAGCTAGGCGCCTTCGCCGGGCGCGCTGAGCCTTCGCGGGAGTTGCTTGCACTCCTCGAGCGCGCCGCCTCGGGCGAACCTCAGGTGGTGTTCATCACCGGCGAGCCCGGCATCGGCAAGACAGCCTTGGTCCAGCACTTCCTGACCCAGGCGCTCAGCCGACACGATCTCGCTGTAGCACAAGGCCACTGTATCGAGGGATTTGCGGGAGTCGAGCCCTACTACCCCGTGCTCGAGGCGCTGGGCGACCTGTGCAGGGGGCGTGGCAGAGCAACGGTTGTTCGAACCATTCTGGAGCTTGCGCCGTCCTGGGCCACGCAAATGCCGGCTGAAATCTCGCACGGTCAGCGAGCGACCTTGCGGCAGCAGATCGTGCCCGACCCGCAGAGCCGGATGGTACGCGAAGCCTGCAGTCTGTTCGACGCCCTCGCAACGGATCAATCGCTGGTGCTGGTCCTCGAAGACCTTCACTGGGCCGATTTCGCGACCATCGATTTCTTGTCGGCGCTCTGCCGGCGTCGGTCATCGGCTAAGTTGTTGCTGATCGCGACCTACCGGCCGGAGGACCTGACGACGGCCCGTCATCCGCTGAAGCAGATGACCAGTGACCTGACTTTACGCAAATACTGCAGTGAGATCGAGCTGGCGCCGCTCTCGACGGCCGCGATTGGCGAGGTGCTGACGGGTGGCGCCGAAAGCACGCCGGCCTCTTTGGCGTTCACGCGCCTCGTCGAGGCGCGCACCGGCGGCAATCCGCTGTTCATGCGGGTCACGCTCGACTACCTCTTCGAGCGCGGTCAGATCACGCCCACGGCCGATGGCTGGCGGACCCTCATTCCCCTCGACCAACTGGCGTCCGAGGTGCCGCCGACGCTGGCGCGCGCGATCGAGGCCAGGATCGAGCGGATGAGCGACGAGGAGCGGCGCGTGCTCGAAACGGCAAGCGTGGCCGCCCCTCGCTTCGATCCGCCGACGGCGGCACGCGCTGCACAGATGGACGAACTATCCTTCGAAGCGATCTGCGAGAACCTCACCTCGAGCATGCTTCGCCTGGGCAAGCTGCTCACTCTTCCGAACAATCAGGTTGTTCGGACCTACAGCTTCAATCATGCGCTCTATCGACAAGTTCTCTACGATCGCATCGGGCAGGTGCGCCGTGCATCCCTGCATCGCGCGATCGGCGAACGATTGGAGGAGATCTATCCGCCGGACCAGCGCGGCGACCTGGCGGTTCGGCTTGCGCAGCACTTTGCGGCTGCCGGAGCTTGGGCCCGGGCGCTGGACTATCTCCGTTCCGCTCTGCGCGTCGCAATCGATCGATTTTCACGCGCGGACGCGTTGGCCATTCTCGACCACGCCTCCGATTTGGCTGCTCGCCTGCCCGGCAGCGCCCGAATCCCCGCAGAAATCGAGTTTCTGGAGCGTCGCGCTGCCATCCAAGCGTTGGGCAATGATCCCAAAGCCCGAGAAACCTATGTGCAGCTTGCGGACAAGGCTGGCCGGCATGGCGACGTCAATGCCCAGTGCCGGGCGCTTGTCGGCTTGGCTCACGTCTCGAGTTGGCACGATATGTCGCTCGGTCTTCGGGTTCTCGACGAGGTCCTGACGCTTTGCGACAAACAATCCGATCCGATCCAACAAGACATTATTCGGATGACCGCCTATGTGTGGCGTCTCTGGGGATACGGCTGGAACAGGGAAGATGCCGGCAAGTGTGAAGAAGCGTTCGCTCGGCTGAAGGCCAGCGGAGATCGCCTCACCATCGCGCGGGCGCAGATCCACTTCGGCAGGCCGTGCATGGTTTCGGCGCGCTATCGAGAGTGTCACGATCTGGTAATCGGCGGCTACCGCGTGCTCCACGAGACTCCTCAAAGCTTAAGTGAGGCCGAGCTCGTCCACGCAGCCTGGGTGCGCCATGCCAGTGTACCCTGGTGCCTGTTTTTTCTCGGGGAATTCGCTGCCGGACTGTCGGATTTGAACGCCAGCATCACTGCCTTTGAAAGCGGCGGCGATGCTTCGGCGGCGAATTTTCTCCAGGTCTTTCGCGGTGCCTTGCTCTATCACGCCATGGACTTTGAGGGCGTCCTGAGGGACTGCGGGCCGGCGGCCTCTCTTCCGGCCGAGCATTACCAGGCACGTGCCATCGGGGATCTGCCTCTCAAATACAGAGTTGCGCTGATCTATTGCGGCTTGGCCGAGGCAGCCCTCGGAAACAACGCCGCGGCGCTGGGTCACTTGCGCACGGCAGAAGACGAGATGGAGCGTCAGTCGGTACATATGGATTGGTATTGGCGCCTGGCACTCGAATGGGGGATGGTCAATGTCCTGATCGCGGTCGGCGATCACCCGACGGCGCTTCTGCGCGCGGAACGCCTGTGCGATCTGGCGGCACAAACGGATGAGCGCACCTGGCAGGCTCTGGCTTGGGAGGCACGCGCGCGTGCCGCGCTGTCCAGCGGCGAGGCGGAGGAAGCGGGCGGCCATGTCGAAAGGGCCTTGGCGGCGTGCCAGGAGGTGCAGGTGCCGCTGGCGGAATGGCGGGTGCACGCGACCTGCGCCAGCGCGTTCACAGCCCTGGGCGATGATCATCGAGCCGGAACGCATGCACGCCTCGGGGCAGCCGTAAGAAAGCGCCTCGCCGAGAGCCTGCCGGACGGCCATCCGGTCCGTCTGACCTTCGAACGTCGCAGCGGATCACTCTGCGAGGCCTGA
- a CDS encoding ATP-binding protein, with protein MAEVTESALFRIDLVNLCLWRRNAAGGDERLDLTPKTFDVLRYLVENTGRLVTHDELLTAVWRDVHVQPDVLKTHILAIRNALGDKSASPRFIETQRGRGYRFIGEMTGFASSAPPPEAPDELGVFAGRAEPFRELLALLQRAALGEPQAVFITGEPGIGKTTLIQHFLTQALSHHDLAVAQGHCFEGFAGVEPYYPMLEALGDLCRGRDRATVVRTVLELAPSWATQMPAQISLGKRATLRQQTVADPQSRMVREACCLFEALATERPLVLVLEDLHWADFATIDLLSALCRRRSSAKLLLVATYRPGDLATARHPLKQMTYDLVLHKYCSEIELAPLSTAAIGEVLAGGAEGEPVSPEFTRLVEARTGGHPLSMRVTLDYLFELGQISHTAHGWQPLVPLDKLASEVPPTLARAIESRIERMSDEQQRVLEVASVAGPRFDPPTAARAAQMDELSFEAICESLTLRMLRRDKLLTLPNNQVVRTYSFNHAHVRQVLYDSIGEVRRSCLHRAIGERLEEIYPPDQRGDLAVRLAQHFASSGDWARALDYLRSALCIATDRFSRADALAILDSASELAARLPDRVRIPAEIEFLERRAAIQAAGNDPKAGETYAQLADKAGRHGDIDAQCRALIGLDYVSSWHDLSLSLRVLDEVLTICDKLSDPMQRDLIRMSVYVRRLWEAGWNREEVGKCEEALARLKQHGDRLTIARAQINFSRLCLVSARYQECRDLVDGSYRLLRESPRDVVEADLVRAAWMRHVGVPWCLFSLGDLGAGLSELSAGIVAFESGGDASAAKFLQVFRGALLYHAMDFEGVLRDCGPVASLPPEHYRAPVTRDLPLIHRIALIYCGLAEAGLGNNAAALDHFRVAEGEMARQPVHLDWYWRLALEWGMVNVLIAVGDHPTALSRAERLCDLAAQTDERTWQALAWEARARAALSCGAAEEAGGHVERALAACEGVQVPLAEWRVHATCASAFTALGDDHRAGTHTHLGAAIRQRLTESLPEGHPVRLTFERRSGSLCEA; from the coding sequence ATGGCCGAGGTGACGGAAAGCGCGTTGTTTCGGATCGATCTCGTCAATTTGTGCCTGTGGCGGAGGAACGCTGCCGGCGGCGACGAGCGCCTCGACCTGACCCCGAAGACATTCGACGTGCTGCGTTACTTGGTCGAGAATACTGGTAGGTTGGTGACGCACGACGAATTGCTGACCGCGGTGTGGCGTGACGTCCACGTCCAGCCGGACGTCCTGAAAACCCACATTCTCGCGATCCGGAACGCGCTCGGCGACAAGAGCGCGAGCCCCCGCTTCATCGAAACGCAACGCGGCCGGGGCTATCGCTTCATCGGCGAGATGACGGGGTTCGCTTCGTCGGCACCGCCGCCCGAAGCCCCCGACGAGTTGGGAGTCTTCGCCGGGCGCGCTGAGCCGTTTCGGGAGTTGCTTGCACTCCTTCAGCGCGCGGCCTTGGGCGAACCTCAAGCGGTGTTCATCACCGGCGAGCCCGGCATTGGCAAGACGACCTTGATCCAGCACTTCCTGACCCAAGCGCTCAGCCACCACGATCTCGCTGTAGCACAAGGCCATTGCTTCGAAGGCTTTGCGGGAGTCGAGCCCTACTACCCCATGCTCGAGGCGCTGGGCGACCTCTGCAGGGGGCGTGACAGAGCCACGGTTGTTCGAACCGTCCTGGAACTCGCGCCGTCCTGGGCCACGCAAATGCCGGCTCAAATCTCGCTCGGTAAGCGGGCGACCTTGCGGCAGCAGACCGTCGCCGATCCGCAGAGTCGAATGGTACGCGAGGCCTGCTGCCTGTTCGAGGCGCTCGCGACGGAACGTCCGCTGGTGCTGGTCCTCGAAGACCTTCACTGGGCCGATTTCGCGACCATCGATTTGTTGTCGGCGCTCTGCCGGCGTCGGTCATCGGCCAAGCTGTTACTGGTCGCGACCTACCGGCCGGGGGATCTGGCAACGGCGCGTCATCCGCTGAAGCAGATGACCTACGACTTGGTCTTGCACAAATACTGCAGCGAAATCGAGCTGGCACCGCTCTCGACGGCCGCGATCGGCGAGGTGCTGGCGGGCGGCGCCGAAGGGGAGCCGGTCTCGCCGGAGTTCACGCGCCTCGTCGAGGCGCGCACCGGCGGCCACCCGCTTAGCATGCGGGTCACGCTCGACTACCTCTTCGAGCTCGGTCAGATCTCGCACACGGCGCACGGCTGGCAGCCGCTCGTTCCCCTCGATAAGCTGGCGTCCGAGGTGCCGCCGACACTTGCGCGCGCGATCGAATCCAGGATCGAGCGGATGAGCGACGAACAACAACGCGTGCTGGAAGTGGCAAGCGTGGCCGGCCCTCGCTTCGATCCGCCGACGGCGGCACGCGCTGCACAGATGGACGAGCTGTCCTTCGAAGCGATCTGCGAGAGCTTGACCTTGCGCATGCTTCGCCGGGACAAGCTGCTCACTCTTCCGAACAACCAGGTCGTGCGGACCTACAGCTTCAATCACGCGCACGTGCGCCAAGTTCTCTACGATAGCATCGGGGAGGTGCGCCGCTCATGCCTGCATCGCGCGATCGGCGAACGGTTGGAGGAGATCTATCCGCCGGACCAGCGCGGTGACCTGGCCGTTCGGCTCGCACAGCACTTTGCGTCTTCAGGCGATTGGGCCCGGGCGCTGGACTATCTCCGGTCCGCCCTGTGCATTGCGACCGATCGATTTTCACGCGCAGACGCGTTGGCCATCCTCGACAGCGCCTCCGAACTGGCCGCTCGCCTGCCCGACAGGGTGCGCATTCCGGCGGAAATCGAGTTTCTGGAGCGTCGCGCTGCCATCCAGGCGGCGGGCAATGATCCCAAGGCCGGGGAGACCTATGCGCAGCTAGCGGACAAGGCTGGCCGGCATGGCGACATCGATGCCCAGTGCCGGGCGCTTATCGGCTTGGACTACGTCTCGAGTTGGCACGATCTATCGCTCAGTCTCCGGGTGCTCGATGAGGTCCTGACGATTTGCGACAAACTATCCGATCCGATGCAACGAGACCTCATTCGGATGTCTGTCTATGTCCGGCGCCTCTGGGAAGCTGGCTGGAACAGGGAAGAGGTCGGCAAGTGTGAAGAAGCGCTCGCTCGACTGAAGCAGCACGGAGATCGCCTCACCATCGCCCGGGCGCAAATCAATTTCAGCAGACTGTGCTTGGTTTCAGCGCGCTATCAAGAGTGTCGCGATCTGGTGGACGGCAGCTACCGTCTGCTCCGCGAGAGCCCTCGAGACGTAGTTGAGGCCGATCTCGTCCGCGCCGCCTGGATGCGCCATGTCGGTGTCCCCTGGTGCCTGTTTTCTCTTGGAGATCTTGGGGCCGGACTGTCGGAGTTGAGCGCCGGCATCGTTGCCTTCGAAAGCGGCGGCGATGCTTCGGCGGCGAAATTTCTCCAGGTCTTTCGCGGTGCCTTGCTCTATCACGCCATGGATTTTGAGGGCGTCCTGAGGGACTGCGGGCCGGTCGCCTCCCTTCCGCCCGAGCACTACCGTGCACCTGTCACCCGGGATCTGCCTCTCATCCACAGAATTGCGCTGATCTATTGCGGCTTGGCCGAGGCGGGCCTCGGAAACAACGCCGCGGCGCTCGACCATTTCCGCGTTGCGGAAGGCGAGATGGCGCGGCAACCGGTGCATCTGGATTGGTATTGGCGCCTGGCACTCGAATGGGGAATGGTCAATGTCCTGATCGCGGTCGGCGATCACCCGACCGCGCTTTCGCGCGCGGAACGCTTGTGCGATCTGGCGGCGCAAACGGATGAGCGCACCTGGCAGGCACTGGCTTGGGAGGCACGCGCGCGGGCGGCACTCTCCTGCGGCGCGGCAGAGGAAGCGGGTGGCCATGTCGAGAGGGCCTTGGCGGCGTGCGAGGGGGTGCAGGTGCCGCTTGCGGAATGGCGGGTCCACGCGACCTGCGCCAGCGCGTTCACAGCCCTGGGCGATGATCATCGAGCCGGAACACACACGCACCTCGGGGCAGCCATAAGACAGCGCCTCACCGAGAGCCTGCCGGAGGGCCACCCGGTCCGTCTGACCTTCGAACGTCGCAGCGGATCACTCTGCGAGGCCTGA